The following coding sequences lie in one Metopolophium dirhodum isolate CAU chromosome 5, ASM1992520v1, whole genome shotgun sequence genomic window:
- the LOC132944277 gene encoding peptide deformylase, mitochondrial-like: MALRFIKRTYNRMFLAKDPMPPYASHVVQIGDPVLRNKAFPVPLEKIGTKEVQNLIYIMKSLMKKSNLIGLAAPQVGIPFQIFVIHFPRPSHYFSKEEITLKGMEHVENQVWINPELKVLNHEKVTFNESCASFKGYSADVPRYKRVLLTGIDENGEKKTLDAKEWTARIVQHEMDHLNGVMYSDRMVLNSLCCTGWHTINQFQGFVELRYEN; encoded by the exons ATGGCTTTGCGATTCATAAAACGTACTTACAATCGAATGTTTCTCGCCAAAGATCCGATGCCACCTTACGCGAGCCATGTGGTACAAATCGGTGATCCCGTACTGCGAAATAAAGCATTCCCGGTCCCTTTGGAGAAAATTGGGACCAAAGAAGTACAAAAT ctTATTTACATTATGAAATCGCTGATGAAAAAATCAAATCTAATTGGCTTGGCTGCACCTCAAGTTGGTATACCGtttcaaatatttgtaattcATTTTCCGCGTCCATCCCATTATTTTAGCAAAGAAGAGATAACACTTAAAGGAATGGAACATGTTGAAAATCAG GTTTGGATAAATCCTGAACTTAAGGTTTTGAATCACGAAAAAGTTACGTTCAATGAATCCTGTGCGAGCTTTAAGGGTTATTCAGCAGATGTACCTAGATACAAGCGCGTACTTCTAACAG gAATTGATGAAAACGGGGAGAAAAAAACTTTAGATGCAAAAGAATGGACTGCTCGAATAGTTCAGCATGAAATGGATCATTTAAATGGAGTGATGTACAGTGATCGCATGGTGCTTAATAGCCTATGTTGTACAGGATGGCACACTATTAATCAATTTCAAGGATTTGTAGAACTTCGGTatgaaaattaa
- the LOC132944276 gene encoding arrestin domain-containing protein 17 isoform X1: MSRKLEKFVVLFDNTNLLYFPGQFLSGRVLVELKDDTQALGLHFHVIGEGVVRLKSKRRERIYDKENYIDFRMRLLGEPGQPPVMLSPGIHSFPFKLGLPPGLPSTFLGKSGWVQYYCKAALREPNSLTHKNQQVFIVMNPIDLNMEPSILSVEPFRCDIDHKLSKAMCLGSGLVECQVCLDKGAYVPGETIEITATVTNNSKVTIKSTRATLTETIQYFAKSKIIQSETRELASLKRDKIRPNEMDQWHNEQLYVPPLPPTNLRGCHLINIQYDIYFIISPNNMEKDVKLQLPIMMGTYPFRTENGSFDGKLGTHYPSTLPILRPWLEEKTFK, encoded by the exons ATGTCCAGAAAACTCGAGAAATTCGTCGTGCTCTTCGACAACACCAACCTGTTGTATTTCCCGGGTCAGTTTCTCAGCGGCAGAGTGTTGGTGGAGCTCAAGGACGACACGCAGGCCTtgg GCTTACATTTCCACGTGATCGGCGAAGGGGTAGTGCGATTGAAAAGCAAACGGCGCGAGCGGATCTACGACAAGGAAAACTACATAGATTTTCGGATGAGACTACTCGGAGAACCgg GACAACCGCCAGTGATGCTGTCGCCAGGCATTCACAGTTTTCCGTTTAAACTCGGCCTGCCACCAGGACTGCCGTCCACGTTCCTGGGAAAGTCAGGTTGGGTCCAGTACTACTGCAAGGCTGCGCTCCGGGAGCCCAACTCGCTCACGCATAAGAACCAACAAGTTTTCATCGTCATGAACCCGATCGATCTCAACATGGAGCCGTCCATTTTATCTGTA GAACCGTTCCGGTGCGACATCGATCACAAACTGTCAAAGGCCATGTGCTTGGGATCCGGTCTGGTCGAGTGTCAGGTGTGCCTGGACAAGGGTGCCTATGTGCCAGGTGAGACCATTGAGATCACTGCTACAGTCACCAACAACAGCAAAGTTACCATTAAATCGACCAGAGCTACGCTGACGGAG ACCATTCAATATTTTGCCAagagtaaaataatacaatcagAGACCAGAGAATTGGCTTCGCTGAAAAGAGACAAAATCAGACCTAACGAAATGGACCAATGGCACAATGAACAGCTGTACGTGCCACCACTGCCGCCTACTAACCTCCGTGGGTGTcatctaataaatattcaatatgatatttat TTCATTATATCGCCGAATAATATGGAAAAGGATGTAAAACTACAACTTCCTATTATGATGGGTACTTATCCGTTTAGAACAGAAAATGGATCATTCGATGGAAAACTTGGGACCCATTATCCATCGACATTGCCAATACTACGGCCATGGTTGGAAGAAAAGacttttaaatga
- the LOC132944276 gene encoding arrestin domain-containing protein 17 isoform X2, with protein MSRKLEKFVVLFDNTNLLYFPGQFLSGRVLVELKDDTQALGLHFHVIGEGVVRLKSKRRERIYDKENYIDFRMRLLGEPGQPPVMLSPGIHSFPFKLGLPPGLPSTFLGKSGWVQYYCKAALREPNSLTHKNQQVFIVMNPIDLNMEPSILSEPFRCDIDHKLSKAMCLGSGLVECQVCLDKGAYVPGETIEITATVTNNSKVTIKSTRATLTETIQYFAKSKIIQSETRELASLKRDKIRPNEMDQWHNEQLYVPPLPPTNLRGCHLINIQYDIYFIISPNNMEKDVKLQLPIMMGTYPFRTENGSFDGKLGTHYPSTLPILRPWLEEKTFK; from the exons ATGTCCAGAAAACTCGAGAAATTCGTCGTGCTCTTCGACAACACCAACCTGTTGTATTTCCCGGGTCAGTTTCTCAGCGGCAGAGTGTTGGTGGAGCTCAAGGACGACACGCAGGCCTtgg GCTTACATTTCCACGTGATCGGCGAAGGGGTAGTGCGATTGAAAAGCAAACGGCGCGAGCGGATCTACGACAAGGAAAACTACATAGATTTTCGGATGAGACTACTCGGAGAACCgg GACAACCGCCAGTGATGCTGTCGCCAGGCATTCACAGTTTTCCGTTTAAACTCGGCCTGCCACCAGGACTGCCGTCCACGTTCCTGGGAAAGTCAGGTTGGGTCCAGTACTACTGCAAGGCTGCGCTCCGGGAGCCCAACTCGCTCACGCATAAGAACCAACAAGTTTTCATCGTCATGAACCCGATCGATCTCAACATGGAGCCGTCCATTTTATCT GAACCGTTCCGGTGCGACATCGATCACAAACTGTCAAAGGCCATGTGCTTGGGATCCGGTCTGGTCGAGTGTCAGGTGTGCCTGGACAAGGGTGCCTATGTGCCAGGTGAGACCATTGAGATCACTGCTACAGTCACCAACAACAGCAAAGTTACCATTAAATCGACCAGAGCTACGCTGACGGAG ACCATTCAATATTTTGCCAagagtaaaataatacaatcagAGACCAGAGAATTGGCTTCGCTGAAAAGAGACAAAATCAGACCTAACGAAATGGACCAATGGCACAATGAACAGCTGTACGTGCCACCACTGCCGCCTACTAACCTCCGTGGGTGTcatctaataaatattcaatatgatatttat TTCATTATATCGCCGAATAATATGGAAAAGGATGTAAAACTACAACTTCCTATTATGATGGGTACTTATCCGTTTAGAACAGAAAATGGATCATTCGATGGAAAACTTGGGACCCATTATCCATCGACATTGCCAATACTACGGCCATGGTTGGAAGAAAAGacttttaaatga
- the LOC132945183 gene encoding alpha/beta hydrolase domain-containing protein 17C encodes MNGMTFSELMYLFCCPPLPSRIAAKLAFLPPPITYDFTPVDSGETKYHIKFNDKAEWQYTDSDVQNIEGFYARTSRGNRIACIFVRCCPNARYTILFSHGNAVDLGQMSSFYLGLGMRINCNIFSYDYSGYGISKGKPTERDLYADIDAAWQTLRTTYGISPENIILYGQSIGTVPTVDLASRYEVGAVVLHSPLTSGIKVAFPRSKRKWFFDVFTSIDKVSEVNSPVLVIHGTHDEVIDFSHGVAIYEKCPKAVPPLWVEGAGHNDVELHNVYLERLKQFVTTELLN; translated from the exons ATGAACGGGATGACGTTCAGCGAGTTGATGTACCTGTTCTGCTGCCCACCCCTGCCATCCCGCATCGCCGCCAAGCTGGCGTTCCTTCCGCCGCCAATTACTTACGACTTCACGCCGGTCGACAGTGGCGAGACCAAGTACCATATCAAGTTCAACGACAAGGCCGAGTGGCAGTACACTGACAGTGACGTGCAGAACATCGAGGGATTCTACGCTCGCACGTCCCGTGGAAATCGCATAGCGTGCATATTCGTGCGTTGCTGTCCAAATGCCCGTTACACCATACTGTTCTCACATGGAAACGCCGTCGACTTGGGCCAAATGAGCAGCTTCTACTTAGGACTCGGTATGAGAATCAACTGCAACATATTCAGCTACGACTATTCCGGCTACGGCATCAGCAAGGGTAAGCCGACCGAAAGGGACTTGTATGCGGACATTGACGCTGCTTGGCAAACATTGAGGACCACCTACGGCATCAGCCCCGAGAACATTATACTGTACGGCCAAAGCATTGGTACCGTGCCCACTGTCGACTTAGCGTCTAGATATGAAGTGGGAGCTGTAGTCCTTCATTCGCCTCTGACATCCGGCATAAAAGTAGCGTTTCCTAGGTCCAAAAGGAAATGGTTCTTTGACGTGTTTACCAG tatCGATAAGGTATCAGAAGTTAATTCTCCCGTGCTTGTCATACATGGAACACACGACGAAGTAATTGATTTTTCACACGGTGTCgctatttatgaaaaatgtccTAAAGCAGTTCCACCATTATGGGTtgag GGTGCTGGACACAATGATGTAGAATTGCATAATGTTTATTTGGAAAGACTTAAACAATTTGTTACTACTGAACTGCTCAACTga